The following are from one region of the Microbacterium sp. BK668 genome:
- a CDS encoding acylneuraminate cytidylyltransferase, translating into MSEVVAIIPARGGSKGVPRKNLRRVGGVPLVARAIAAARRSGAVDRIVVSTDDAEIAAVAREWGAEVVDRPADMAGDTASSESAVLHALGVLAERGVDVSAVAFLQATSPFIHTPALAEAVRLVRSDRFDCVFAAVETYGFLWARDAAFEAVAINHDAAHRPRRQDRDPHHLETGAFYVVDAAGFAASAHRFFGRIGIVEVPERTAIEIDTVAELEQAQALAPLIDAPEPIDVDVVVTDFDGVHTDDTVAVDDEGRESVRVSRADGMGVSLLRRAGVPVLILSTETNPVVGARARKLRVEVLQGVDDKADALRAWADAAAVPLSRIAYLANDVNDLACLELVGWPVAVPGSHPLVLAAARAVVDRPGGDGAVRALADRVLAARTASPVHEENRSAR; encoded by the coding sequence GTGAGCGAGGTGGTCGCGATCATCCCGGCCCGCGGCGGGTCGAAGGGCGTGCCGCGCAAGAACCTCCGCCGCGTCGGGGGAGTGCCGCTCGTCGCCCGCGCCATCGCCGCCGCCCGCCGGAGCGGAGCCGTCGACCGGATCGTCGTCTCGACCGATGACGCCGAGATCGCCGCGGTCGCCCGCGAGTGGGGCGCGGAGGTCGTCGACCGGCCCGCCGACATGGCCGGCGACACGGCGAGCTCCGAGAGCGCGGTGCTGCACGCCCTCGGCGTCCTCGCCGAGCGGGGCGTCGACGTCTCGGCCGTCGCCTTCCTGCAGGCGACCTCGCCATTCATCCACACCCCCGCCCTGGCCGAAGCCGTGCGCCTCGTACGCTCCGACCGCTTCGACTGCGTCTTCGCGGCCGTGGAGACGTACGGCTTCCTGTGGGCTCGGGATGCCGCGTTCGAGGCCGTTGCGATCAACCACGACGCGGCGCACCGCCCGCGCCGCCAGGACCGCGATCCCCACCACCTCGAGACGGGCGCGTTCTACGTGGTCGACGCCGCCGGGTTCGCGGCATCCGCTCACCGCTTCTTCGGCCGGATCGGGATCGTCGAGGTGCCCGAGCGCACGGCGATCGAGATCGACACCGTGGCGGAGCTCGAGCAGGCGCAGGCGCTCGCCCCGCTCATCGACGCGCCCGAGCCGATCGACGTCGACGTCGTCGTGACGGACTTCGACGGCGTCCACACCGACGACACCGTCGCGGTCGACGACGAGGGCCGCGAATCCGTGCGGGTCAGCCGCGCCGACGGCATGGGCGTCTCGCTCCTGCGAAGGGCGGGCGTCCCGGTGCTCATCCTCTCGACCGAGACGAATCCGGTGGTCGGCGCCCGCGCCCGCAAGCTCCGGGTCGAGGTGCTCCAGGGCGTCGACGACAAGGCGGACGCGCTGCGTGCATGGGCGGATGCCGCGGCGGTCCCCCTCTCGCGCATCGCCTACCTCGCCAACGACGTCAACGACCTCGCGTGCCTCGAGCTCGTCGGCTGGCCCGTCGCTGTGCCCGGCTCCCACCCCCTCGTCCTGGCGGCCGCACGCGCCGTCGTCGACCGGCCCGGCGGCGACGGGGCCGTCCGCGCGCTCGCCGACCGCGTGCTCGCAGCGCGCACGGCATCCCCCGTCCACGAAGAGAACAGGAGCGCACGGTGA
- a CDS encoding 5'-3' exonuclease H3TH domain-containing protein: MPDRLMLLDSASLYFRAFYGVPDSVKAPDGTPVNAVRGFLDIITKLVTTYRPTHLVACWDDDWRPQWRVDLIPSYKTHRVAEVIDAGPDIEVVPDPLEAQVPIIRETLAAVGIPIVGATEHEADDVIGTLATTASLPVDIVTGDRDLFQLVDDARDVRVVYTARGMSNLEVITDEVVVRKYGVLPSQYADFATMRGDSSDGLPGVAGIGEKSAATLLAAHGDLAGIIAAAEAGQGMSAGVAAKITTALPYLAVAPTVVEVVRDLDLPDVDSRLRPLDERRKAHAAALAERWGIGSAMTRIVEALATTA; the protein is encoded by the coding sequence ATGCCCGACCGGCTCATGCTCCTCGACAGCGCATCCCTGTACTTCCGCGCCTTCTACGGGGTCCCCGACAGCGTCAAGGCGCCCGACGGCACCCCCGTCAACGCGGTGCGGGGCTTCCTCGACATCATCACGAAACTCGTGACGACCTACCGTCCGACCCACCTCGTCGCGTGCTGGGACGACGACTGGCGCCCGCAGTGGCGTGTCGACCTCATCCCCTCGTACAAGACTCACCGGGTCGCCGAGGTCATCGACGCCGGACCCGACATCGAGGTCGTCCCCGATCCGCTCGAGGCGCAGGTCCCGATCATCCGCGAGACGCTCGCGGCCGTGGGCATCCCGATCGTCGGCGCGACCGAGCACGAGGCCGACGACGTCATCGGCACGCTCGCCACGACGGCCTCCCTCCCGGTCGACATCGTGACGGGCGATCGCGACCTCTTCCAGCTCGTCGACGACGCGCGCGACGTCCGCGTCGTGTATACGGCGCGCGGCATGAGCAACCTCGAGGTGATCACCGACGAGGTCGTCGTCCGCAAGTACGGCGTGCTCCCGAGCCAGTACGCCGACTTCGCCACGATGCGCGGCGACTCCTCCGACGGCCTTCCCGGCGTCGCGGGGATCGGCGAGAAGTCCGCCGCGACCCTTCTCGCAGCGCACGGCGACCTCGCCGGCATCATCGCGGCGGCCGAGGCCGGACAGGGCATGTCCGCCGGCGTCGCGGCCAAGATCACGACAGCCCTCCCCTACCTCGCCGTCGCACCGACGGTCGTGGAGGTCGTGCGCGACCTCGACCTTCCCGATGTCGACTCGCGGCTGCGTCCCCTCGACGAGCGGAGGAAGGCGCATGCCGCGGCCCTCGCGGAGCGCTGGGGCATCGGATCCGCGATGACGCGCATCGTCGAGGCGCTCGCGACTACGGCGTGA
- a CDS encoding ClbS/DfsB family four-helix bundle protein encodes MATEQRDALIRRNDEEFAQLRELVERVRADGRIDEEFAGDARDRNVRDVLAHLLAWHLLLEGWYEEGMIGGSPALPADGYTWRELDALNAVLHERYQHATLSDIEYRLDLSHAGLQRLLRTHSDEELFDAEAYPWTRGSHLGEFCLECGGNHYAWARRAITTGLPARVTP; translated from the coding sequence ATGGCGACCGAGCAGCGGGATGCTCTCATCCGGCGTAACGACGAGGAGTTCGCGCAGCTGAGGGAGCTCGTCGAGCGGGTGCGGGCCGACGGCCGGATCGACGAGGAGTTCGCCGGCGATGCCCGGGACCGGAACGTGCGGGACGTGCTCGCTCACCTCCTCGCCTGGCACCTGCTGCTGGAGGGGTGGTACGAGGAGGGGATGATCGGCGGCTCTCCGGCGCTTCCCGCCGACGGCTACACCTGGCGCGAGCTGGACGCCCTCAACGCCGTGCTGCACGAGAGGTATCAGCACGCGACTCTCAGCGACATCGAGTACCGCCTCGATCTCTCGCACGCGGGGCTGCAGCGGCTGCTGCGGACCCACTCCGACGAGGAGCTCTTCGACGCCGAGGCCTACCCCTGGACGCGTGGCTCCCATCTCGGGGAGTTCTGCCTCGAGTGCGGCGGCAACCACTACGCGTGGGCCCGCAGGGCCATCACGACCGGCCTGCCGGCTCGCGTCACGCCGTAG
- a CDS encoding PHP domain-containing protein, which translates to MNPFEALTEIATLLERERASRYKSKAFRAAADAIAGLSDEELRDAASLRRRKGIGDSTFAVIQEALDGGVPGYLVDLRERAGVERESGLRKLLRGDLHSHSEWSDGLTPIELMAAAGRALGHEYLALTDHSPRLRVANGLSPERLRAQRDVVAGESGEGFTLLWGIEVDILDAGELDQEPDLLDELDVVVASAHSKLRMERAPMTRRLVAAVSNPRVDVLGHVTGRLVEGSRGTRPQSTFDPKAVFEACAAHGVAVEINSRPERQDPPDEMIALALELGCLFSIDSDAHAPGQLSLIDYGAERAERLGVPAERIVTTWPLERLREWTGLRRGG; encoded by the coding sequence GTGAACCCCTTCGAAGCGCTCACCGAGATCGCGACGCTCCTGGAGCGGGAGCGGGCCTCCCGCTACAAGTCCAAGGCGTTCCGCGCGGCGGCCGACGCCATCGCCGGCTTGAGCGACGAGGAGCTCCGGGATGCCGCGTCCCTCCGCCGGCGGAAGGGCATCGGCGACTCGACCTTCGCGGTCATCCAGGAGGCGCTCGACGGCGGCGTGCCCGGCTACCTCGTCGACCTGCGCGAACGAGCGGGAGTGGAGCGCGAGTCGGGGCTGCGGAAGCTCCTGCGAGGAGACCTGCACAGCCACAGCGAGTGGTCCGACGGGCTCACGCCCATCGAGCTCATGGCCGCCGCCGGACGCGCGCTCGGTCATGAGTACCTCGCTCTGACCGATCACTCGCCGCGCCTGCGCGTCGCGAACGGCCTGTCCCCGGAGCGCCTGCGGGCGCAGCGCGACGTCGTGGCCGGCGAGAGCGGTGAGGGCTTCACCCTGCTGTGGGGGATCGAGGTCGACATCCTCGACGCGGGCGAGCTCGATCAGGAGCCCGACCTGCTCGACGAGCTCGACGTCGTCGTGGCGTCGGCGCACTCCAAGCTCCGCATGGAGAGGGCGCCGATGACCCGGCGCCTCGTCGCCGCGGTGTCGAACCCGCGCGTCGACGTGCTCGGGCACGTCACGGGCCGGCTTGTCGAGGGTTCGCGCGGAACCAGGCCGCAGTCGACGTTCGATCCGAAGGCCGTGTTCGAGGCCTGCGCGGCGCACGGGGTCGCGGTCGAGATCAACTCGCGCCCCGAGCGGCAGGATCCGCCCGACGAGATGATCGCCCTTGCGCTGGAACTCGGATGCCTCTTCTCCATCGACTCCGACGCGCACGCGCCGGGTCAGCTCTCCCTCATCGATTACGGGGCCGAGCGCGCCGAGCGCCTGGGCGTCCCCGCGGAGCGCATCGTGACGACATGGCCGCTCGAGCGGCTGCGCGAGTGGACCGGCCTCCGCCGCGGGGGATGA
- a CDS encoding aromatic ring-opening dioxygenase LigA: MTDAAATADAIEPPAKKVGLVKAVGILGILGGILLIVVGIVAWIAVTSQLVAEDITVPDDAVAFQGQQVTGPLTAFVQADTINRHALEASGGKTYAELDQDDPVRATVMQASFLRASLYTSVVAYGVCLFAAAVGILSILFGWALRRLADTPVVVKRAALAAAP; the protein is encoded by the coding sequence ATGACCGATGCAGCCGCGACCGCCGACGCGATCGAGCCGCCCGCCAAGAAGGTAGGCCTCGTCAAGGCCGTCGGGATCCTCGGCATCCTCGGCGGCATCCTCCTGATCGTCGTCGGGATCGTCGCCTGGATCGCCGTCACGAGCCAGCTCGTCGCCGAGGACATCACGGTCCCCGACGACGCCGTGGCCTTCCAGGGCCAGCAGGTGACCGGGCCCCTCACCGCCTTCGTCCAGGCGGACACGATCAACCGGCACGCCCTCGAGGCCTCGGGCGGCAAGACGTATGCCGAGCTCGACCAGGACGATCCGGTGCGGGCCACCGTGATGCAGGCGTCCTTCCTCCGCGCATCGCTCTACACCTCGGTCGTCGCGTACGGCGTCTGTCTGTTCGCGGCGGCCGTCGGCATCCTCTCGATCCTCTTCGGATGGGCGCTGCGCCGGCTCGCCGACACCCCCGTCGTGGTCAAGCGCGCGGCACTGGCCGCCGCGCCGTGA